One Malania oleifera isolate guangnan ecotype guangnan chromosome 10, ASM2987363v1, whole genome shotgun sequence genomic region harbors:
- the LOC131165814 gene encoding uncharacterized protein LOC131165814 — protein sequence MATYNLFVKLLDGKTLTLRLDTPTITGELIKHRLYGTTRIPVDHQLLLAEGRHIYSDTLICAPANTRLFPTVHLLLRLLGGKGGFGSLLRGAASKAGQKKTNNFDACRDMSGRRLRHVNAEKKLEEWQAEAEQRRLEKIAEEFIKKKAKTGKKLGNGETEKYVARYREESAKCVEAVEASVRDALEVYKNSKRKSVVVPEAESKRLKIWTGKKSLDESDSDMDEEDSDEDDDKEEENEKSVVLDSGNNSDSNKEMEGSSRSLSCGKLVGECSNGGSSDSGSEEEKEIVLRGSLESSINPGKLEAPEEVNGGVVEPEVYEEKVVHSTSYLEAVVVLETDAAQAENLDSHEPKSGIEEIASQQEGTCCPGAEQDFEVKQVDARANGFPESKSGVNEGTEFASKEDLELEKPLNFDEFNSATEMEALGMEKLKSELQARGLKCGGTLQERAARLFLLKTTPIEKLPKKLLAKK from the exons ATGGCGACGTACAATCTCTTCGTGAAGCTCTTGGATGggaaaaccctaaccctaaggcTCGACACTCCAACCATAACCGGTGAGTTAATCAAGCACCGCCTCTACGGCACCACCCGCATTCCTGTCGACCACCAACTCCTCCTTGCTGAGGGCCGCCACATCTACTCCGATACCCTGATCTGCGCTCCCGCCAATACTCGTCTCTTCCCCACGGTGCACTTGTTGCTCCGCCTCCTCGGTGGCAAGGGCGGTTTCGGTTCTCTTCTCCGCGGCGCCGCTTCCAAAGCCGGCCAAAAAAAGACCAATAACTTTGACGCCTGCCGCGACATGAGCGGTCGGCGGCTGCGACACGTCAATGCCGAGAAGAAGCTCGAGGAATGGCAGGCGGAGGCGGAGCAGCGGCGGCTGGAGAAGATTGCGGAGGAGTTTATCAAGAAGAAGGCGAAGACCGGCAAGAAACTCGGGAACGGGGAGACGGAGAAGTATGTGGCAAGGTATAGGGAGGAATCGGCAAAGTGTGTGGAGGCGGTGGAGGCTTCTGTGCGCGATGCGTTGGAGGTTTATAAGAATTCAAAGCGAAAATCTGTGGTTGTGCCCGAAGCGGAATCTAAAAGATTGAAGATTTG GACGGGAAAGAAAAGCTTGGATGAAAGTGATAGTGATATGGATGAAGAAGACAGTGACGAGGATGACGATAAGGAGGAAGAAAATGAGAAATCTGTTGTTTTAGATAGTGGAAATAATTCAGATTCCAACAAGGAAATGGAGGGGAGCTCTAGATCCCTTTCTTGTGGGAAGTTAGTGGGAGAATGTTCCAATGGAGGTTCATCTGACAGCGGTTCTGAAGAAGAGAAAGAGATTGTTTTACGAGGAAGCTTGGAATCTAGCATAAATCCTGGTAAACTTGAGGCTCCTGAGGAAGTGAATGGTGGTGTGGTTGAGCCTGAGGTTTATGAAGAAAAGGTGGTTCATAGTACCTCTTATTTGGAGGCAGTAGTAGTTTTGGAAACTGACGCAGCTCAGGCTGAAAATTTGGATTCCCATGAACCCAAATCTGGAATTGAAGAAATAGCTAGTCAACAGGAAGGCACGTGTTGTCCAGGGGCAGAGCAAGATTTTGAAGTCAAACAGGTTGATGCTAGAGCAAATGGTTTTCCAGAGTCAAAATCAGGAGTTAATGAAGGAACAGAGTTTGCTAGCAAAGAAGATTTAGAGTTGGAAAAGCCGCTAAATTTTGATGAATTTAATTCTGCAACTGAGATGGAG GCTCTAGGAATGGAGAAGTTAAAATCTGAGCTGCAGGCACGGGGGTTAAAATGTGGGGGTACCTTGCAAGAGCGGGCTGCCAGGCTTTTCCTTCTCAAGACCACGCCCATAGAAAAGCTTCCAAAGAAGTTGCTTGCCAAGAAATGA
- the LOC131166693 gene encoding uncharacterized protein LOC131166693, whose product MFNGLNFADWSEQVQFHLGVLDLDLALLSDQPAAITDSSSVEEITYYNNWERSNRLSSMFMRMSIANNIKTAIPKIESTKEFFKVCGSQIADKSLARTLMGTLTTIKFDDARTMHKHVVEMTNIAAKLKTLGMDVNENFIVLIILNSLPTKYGPFQMNYNTMKDKWNVHELHSMLVQEKTRLNNKGIHSIHYVNNQKAEKKAKKHGKGKGSLKDNESSYHIQKKVSSKEKCRFCGKPGHYQKYCLKR is encoded by the coding sequence ATGTTTAATGGGTTGAATTTTGctgattggagtgaacaagtTCAATTTCACCTCGGTGTATTGGATCTTGATTTGGCACTCTTAAGTGATCAGCCTGCTGCTATTACTGATTCTAGTAGTGTTGAAGAAATAACCTATTATAATAATTGGGAAAGATCAAACAGGTTAAGTTCAATGTTTATGCGAATGAGTATTGCAAATAACATCAAGACAGCTATTCCCAAAATTGAAAGTACTAAAGAGTTTTTTAAAGTTTGTGGTTCCCAAATAGCAGATAAGTCTCTTGCTAGGACATTAATGGGTACGTTAACCACCATAAAGTTTGATGATGCACGTACTATGCATAAGCATGTTGTTGAAATGACAAATATTGCAGCAAAACTTAAGACTTTGGGAatggatgtgaatgaaaattttattGTTCTGATCATTTTAAACTCATTACCGACTAAGTATGGACCGTTTCAAATGAATTATAacaccatgaaagataaatggaatGTGCATGAATTGCACAGTATGCTAGTTCAAGAAAAAACACGACTGAACAATAAAGGAATTCACTCTATTCATTATGTGAACAATCAAAAAGCTGAAAAGAAAGCAAAGAAGCATGGAAAGGGGAAAGGATCTTTGAAGGATAATGAATCCTCTTATCATATCCAGAAAAAGGTATCAAGTAAGGAAAAATGTCGTTTCTGTGGAAAACCTGGACATTACCAGAAGTACTGCTTGAAACGGTAA